Proteins co-encoded in one Chroicocephalus ridibundus chromosome 6, bChrRid1.1, whole genome shotgun sequence genomic window:
- the MARCHF8 gene encoding E3 ubiquitin-protein ligase MARCHF8 isoform X2, protein MHSCWKMKLQNEKALGHSVSRSSNISKAGSPTSVSAPHSFSRTSVTPSNQDICSSSAVFSECCHHSPVQSAVVLKNPHCQSPLTQGVTVTVICQDTLHAAKRNSRGQDRGQALGSAKNVKPTRALKFSKSLNDVDQKAQSTSECFDYVERTRSEGKLIPTQEQCLRINKFHLKERKSLNLRPLSFSNSKHSYIPSLSNYSSASRGAENHSAVHIPLLEDKVDYDTARSKKLLRYLFSFSHTSSTSSLHKFHELESYSSHFQAEKSSSVLVESTDFCSDDMGDDDVFEDSISVKLKTKEQRAPLCSFERDSDLDCPSPLSEKFPPLSPVSTSGDTCRICHCEGDDESPLITPCHCTGSLHFVHQACLQQWIKSSDTRCCELCKYEFIMETKLKPLRKWEKLQMTASERRKIVCSVTFHIIAITCVVWSLYVLIDRTAEEIKQGQTTGILEWPFWTKLVVVAIGFTGGLLFMYVQCKVYVQLWKRLKAYNRVIYVQNCPETSKKNIFEKPALMEPNFESKEMLGVHHSETNSSHYTEPEDCAAEILHV, encoded by the exons AATGAGAAGGCTTTGGGGCATTCCGTGAGCCGCTCTAGTAACATCTCAAAG GCTGGAAGTCCAACCTCTGTCTCTGCCCCTCATAGCTTCTCTCGGACTTCTGTTACACCATCCAACCAGGACATCTGCAG TTCCAGTGCAGTGTTTTCTGAGTGTTGTCATCACAGTCCAGTGCAGTCCGCTGTTGTCTTGAAAAATCCTCACTGCCAGAGCCCTCTGACACAAGGGGTCACTGTGACAGTAATCTGTCAGGACACGTTACATGCAGCAAAGAGAAACTCCCGTGGGCAGGATCGGGGCCAGGCACTCGGGTCTGCTAAGAACGTAAAGCCCACCCGCGCCCTGAAATTCTCCAAGTCCCTCAATGACGTGGACCAGAAGGCGCAGAGCACCAGCGAGTGCTTTGACTATGTGGAGCGAACACGCTCGGAAGGCAAATTGATCCCGACTCAAGAGCAGTGTTTAAGGATTAACAAATTTCATCTTAAAGAGAGGAAGTCGCTAAATCTCAGGCCTCTTTCTTTTAGCAATTCTAAGCACTCCTacatcccttccctttccaacTACTCGAGTGCATCGAGAGGAGCAGAGAACCACAGCGCTGTGCATATCCCCTTGCTGGAGGACAAAGTGGACTATGACACCGCAAGGAGCAAAAAACTGTTGCgttaccttttttccttctcccacacCTCCAGCACTAGCAGCCTGCATAAGTTCCACGAACTGGAGAGCTACTCCAGTCACTTCCAAGCTGAGAAATCCTCCAGCGTGCTGGTGGAAAGCACGGACTTCTGCTCGGATGATATGGGAGACGATGACGTCTTTGAGGACAGCATCtcagtgaaactgaaaacaaaagagcagCGGGCGCCGCTCTGTTCCTTTGAGAGGGACAGTGACCTTGACTGCCCTTCCCCCCTCTCAGAAAaattcccccctctctcccctgtGTCCACATCGGGGGATACCTGCAG GATATGTCACTGTGAAGGAGATGATGAGAGCCCTTTGATTACGCCCTGTCACTGCACGGGAAGTCTTCATTTCGTGCACCAAGCCTGCCTGCAGCAGTGGATCAAGAGCTCAGATACGCGATGCTGTGAACTGTGCAAGTACGAGTTCATCATGGAGACAAAACTGAAGCCTTTGCGAAAG TGGGAGAAGCTGCAGATGACAGCCAGCGAGAGGAGGAAGATCGTGTGCTCTGTAACATTCCATATCATTGCCATCACCTGCGTCGTGTGGTCTCTCTATGTCCTGATAGACAGGACCGCTGAAGAGATTAAACAGGGACAGACTACTG ggaTTCTAGAGTGGCCATTTTGGACTAAGCTGGTAGTTGTGGCTATTGGGTTCACTGGAGGACTTCTGTTCATGTATGTACAATGCAAAGTGTACGTACAGCTGTGGAAGAGACTTAAAGCTTATAACCGAGTAATATATGTACAAAACTGTCCGGAAACTagcaaaaagaatatttttgaaaaacCTGCACTAATGGAGCCAAACTTCGAAAGCAAAGAAATGCTTGGGGTTCACCATTCAGAGACAAACTCTTCACATTACACAGAGCCAGAAGACTGTGCTGCAGAAATCCTTCACGTCTGA
- the MARCHF8 gene encoding E3 ubiquitin-protein ligase MARCHF8 isoform X1 — translation MNMPLHQISVIPAQDVTSSRVSRSKTKEKEEQNEKALGHSVSRSSNISKAGSPTSVSAPHSFSRTSVTPSNQDICSSSAVFSECCHHSPVQSAVVLKNPHCQSPLTQGVTVTVICQDTLHAAKRNSRGQDRGQALGSAKNVKPTRALKFSKSLNDVDQKAQSTSECFDYVERTRSEGKLIPTQEQCLRINKFHLKERKSLNLRPLSFSNSKHSYIPSLSNYSSASRGAENHSAVHIPLLEDKVDYDTARSKKLLRYLFSFSHTSSTSSLHKFHELESYSSHFQAEKSSSVLVESTDFCSDDMGDDDVFEDSISVKLKTKEQRAPLCSFERDSDLDCPSPLSEKFPPLSPVSTSGDTCRICHCEGDDESPLITPCHCTGSLHFVHQACLQQWIKSSDTRCCELCKYEFIMETKLKPLRKWEKLQMTASERRKIVCSVTFHIIAITCVVWSLYVLIDRTAEEIKQGQTTGILEWPFWTKLVVVAIGFTGGLLFMYVQCKVYVQLWKRLKAYNRVIYVQNCPETSKKNIFEKPALMEPNFESKEMLGVHHSETNSSHYTEPEDCAAEILHV, via the exons AATGAGAAGGCTTTGGGGCATTCCGTGAGCCGCTCTAGTAACATCTCAAAG GCTGGAAGTCCAACCTCTGTCTCTGCCCCTCATAGCTTCTCTCGGACTTCTGTTACACCATCCAACCAGGACATCTGCAG TTCCAGTGCAGTGTTTTCTGAGTGTTGTCATCACAGTCCAGTGCAGTCCGCTGTTGTCTTGAAAAATCCTCACTGCCAGAGCCCTCTGACACAAGGGGTCACTGTGACAGTAATCTGTCAGGACACGTTACATGCAGCAAAGAGAAACTCCCGTGGGCAGGATCGGGGCCAGGCACTCGGGTCTGCTAAGAACGTAAAGCCCACCCGCGCCCTGAAATTCTCCAAGTCCCTCAATGACGTGGACCAGAAGGCGCAGAGCACCAGCGAGTGCTTTGACTATGTGGAGCGAACACGCTCGGAAGGCAAATTGATCCCGACTCAAGAGCAGTGTTTAAGGATTAACAAATTTCATCTTAAAGAGAGGAAGTCGCTAAATCTCAGGCCTCTTTCTTTTAGCAATTCTAAGCACTCCTacatcccttccctttccaacTACTCGAGTGCATCGAGAGGAGCAGAGAACCACAGCGCTGTGCATATCCCCTTGCTGGAGGACAAAGTGGACTATGACACCGCAAGGAGCAAAAAACTGTTGCgttaccttttttccttctcccacacCTCCAGCACTAGCAGCCTGCATAAGTTCCACGAACTGGAGAGCTACTCCAGTCACTTCCAAGCTGAGAAATCCTCCAGCGTGCTGGTGGAAAGCACGGACTTCTGCTCGGATGATATGGGAGACGATGACGTCTTTGAGGACAGCATCtcagtgaaactgaaaacaaaagagcagCGGGCGCCGCTCTGTTCCTTTGAGAGGGACAGTGACCTTGACTGCCCTTCCCCCCTCTCAGAAAaattcccccctctctcccctgtGTCCACATCGGGGGATACCTGCAG GATATGTCACTGTGAAGGAGATGATGAGAGCCCTTTGATTACGCCCTGTCACTGCACGGGAAGTCTTCATTTCGTGCACCAAGCCTGCCTGCAGCAGTGGATCAAGAGCTCAGATACGCGATGCTGTGAACTGTGCAAGTACGAGTTCATCATGGAGACAAAACTGAAGCCTTTGCGAAAG TGGGAGAAGCTGCAGATGACAGCCAGCGAGAGGAGGAAGATCGTGTGCTCTGTAACATTCCATATCATTGCCATCACCTGCGTCGTGTGGTCTCTCTATGTCCTGATAGACAGGACCGCTGAAGAGATTAAACAGGGACAGACTACTG ggaTTCTAGAGTGGCCATTTTGGACTAAGCTGGTAGTTGTGGCTATTGGGTTCACTGGAGGACTTCTGTTCATGTATGTACAATGCAAAGTGTACGTACAGCTGTGGAAGAGACTTAAAGCTTATAACCGAGTAATATATGTACAAAACTGTCCGGAAACTagcaaaaagaatatttttgaaaaacCTGCACTAATGGAGCCAAACTTCGAAAGCAAAGAAATGCTTGGGGTTCACCATTCAGAGACAAACTCTTCACATTACACAGAGCCAGAAGACTGTGCTGCAGAAATCCTTCACGTCTGA